The DNA sequence ACTGGGGACAGATGGAAATGCAATCGTGGTTTGATCCTGCGTTCGCTGGCTTTGTAGAAAAGAACCTGCTTCCGCTAGCTCCTGATATAAAAAAAGAGCGTTGACCAAGTAATAAAAAAGTCACTGGAGGGATTTGAACCCCCCGACCTGCTGATTACGAGCATCATTTATTTGCCTCCTTGGCAATGATAATGCATATACGAAAATTGGCACTTCCCTGATTACATGATTCTTAAATATTAGTCAACGTAAAGGCCTGTACTGTGTTGATTGGTTTTAAATTACTTAAGTAAATTGACATTACTCCAATAAAAATAATTTGAGGCTATTCAACGATAAAACAGTCCTGGTTGCTAGAGAATTTTGCCCCCTGCAATGCTCCTTGGAAATAGTACAGTTTTGTAAATTGTCATGCGCTAGAGCAGGCCTTTTACCTTTTGAAAAGCCTCAAGAATTTCCGAAATAGGTACTCTTGTTGCATATCGAACCGAGAGATGGCCTTTCTGATTGAGTGATGGTACTTTCCATATGATTCCAGCTGTCTTGAGGATGCTAAGGTGCTTTTCAATTGCGGATCTATGTGCATTTAATTTTTCTGCAATCTCTTTTGGATTATCTATACCCAAGGAAATGCATTTCAGTATCTCCAGTCTCCTAGTGGATGCAAGAGCAGAAAAGAAAGTTTCCTCATCTTCATAACTTTTCATTTAAACGTTTCACCAAAAGGTATAATGGTGTACAATTTAGTTATTTTTCTTTCAATAAAAGGTAAAAATAGCCTGAAACAATTGGATAAGGCTTTTACTTAATACTTTATGTAAAGTTGGGAAAAATGTTATACGAACAGAAAACTGATGAAATGCTAATGGGGCTTAAATCCGAAAATTGGATTTACACCGCTTCACAGACCTTCTATAAACTGGAAAGTAAGCTTGTCTCTCTTAAGGGTCGGAGATTCTATGGTTTGAC is a window from the Thermoplasmatales archaeon genome containing:
- a CDS encoding Bacterial regulatory protein, arsR family codes for the protein MKSYEDEETFFSALASTRRLEILKCISLGIDNPKEIAEKLNAHRSAIEKHLSILKTAGIIWKVPSLNQKGHLSVRYATRVPISEILEAFQKVKGLL